One Sulfolobus sp. S-194 DNA segment encodes these proteins:
- the ftsY gene encoding signal recognition particle-docking protein FtsY, with product MICFDKLKKAFNNLLDKIKGESKTEEEKKEETQQTALTLQIEETKPSQLEETKTQQKQEITSPPEGVQTEEKEEKKNVVTTEEKKSRFSFFDFIKYKTIKEEDIQDILEELRYQLLESDVSYEVTEKILDDLKNALIGKKVTRSEDLEELVTNSLKKSIEEILTKNQRIDLIEEIRKRNKKPYVIVFFGVNGVGKTTTIAKVAYLLKKNKISCIISASDTFRAAAQEQLAYHASKLEIPIVKGKYGGDPASVAFDAINSAKSRNIDVVLIDTAGRMHVDEDLVSELKRIVKIAKPDLRILILDSLAGNDALEQAKYFENNVGYDAVILTKVDADAKGGIILSLAYELNKPVIYLGVGQDYDTLIPFDAEWFIKRLFSS from the coding sequence ATAATTTGTTTTGATAAATTAAAAAAAGCATTTAATAATTTATTAGATAAAATAAAAGGAGAAAGTAAAACTGAAGAAGAAAAGAAAGAAGAAACACAACAAACAGCCTTAACTTTACAAATCGAAGAAACAAAACCATCTCAATTAGAAGAAACAAAAACTCAGCAAAAGCAAGAAATTACAAGTCCTCCAGAAGGAGTTCAAACAGAAGAAAAAGAAGAGAAAAAGAATGTAGTTACCACAGAAGAAAAGAAATCTAGGTTTTCATTTTTTGATTTTATTAAATATAAAACTATTAAAGAAGAAGACATCCAAGATATATTAGAGGAACTTAGATATCAATTACTAGAATCTGATGTTTCGTATGAGGTCACTGAAAAAATATTAGATGATTTGAAGAATGCATTAATTGGAAAAAAAGTCACTAGAAGTGAAGATTTAGAAGAGCTAGTTACTAATTCACTAAAAAAATCAATAGAAGAAATATTAACAAAAAACCAGAGAATAGATCTAATAGAAGAAATAAGAAAAAGAAATAAGAAACCATATGTAATTGTGTTCTTTGGGGTAAACGGAGTAGGAAAAACAACTACAATAGCAAAAGTAGCATATTTATTAAAGAAAAATAAAATTTCATGCATAATCTCAGCCTCTGATACTTTTAGAGCCGCAGCTCAGGAACAACTAGCATACCACGCAAGCAAGTTAGAAATCCCAATAGTAAAAGGAAAATATGGTGGTGATCCTGCATCAGTAGCTTTTGATGCTATCAATTCTGCAAAAAGTAGAAATATTGATGTAGTACTAATTGATACTGCAGGAAGAATGCATGTTGATGAAGATCTAGTATCTGAGTTAAAAAGAATTGTAAAAATAGCTAAACCAGACTTACGAATTTTAATTCTAGATTCATTAGCCGGAAATGACGCATTAGAGCAAGCAAAATATTTTGAGAATAATGTAGGCTATGATGCAGTAATATTAACTAAAGTAGACGCAGATGCTAAAGGAGGTATAATTCTATCCTTAGCATATGAATTGAATAAACCAGTAATATATTTAGGAGTAGGACAAGATTATGACACTCTAATACCGTTTGATGCTGAATGGTTTATAAAAAGGCTTTTTAGTAGTTAA
- a CDS encoding nicotinate phosphoribosyltransferase — MKFYIASEEDILSGKITDIYFERAEQTLKHLGITNIKVRMEIHSYGLPEGYKWAVFAGLEEVLRLFEGKPVDIYAMPEGTLFKEIEPVMIIEGNYLDFGVFETAFLGILRHSSSIATKAARIKSLAMDKTVLFFGLRALHPAIAPMADRSAYIGGCDGISGAFDREYFNIEPSGTMPHALMLVVGDNLKAWKAFDEAMPPSVPRIILSDTFEDERTEALKAAELLKDRIYGVRLDTPSSRRGNFRKIIQEVRWTLNIHGYNNVKIIVSGGIDEDDVVNLRDIVDGFGIGTSIAFPPSVDFSADIVEKFVDGKWVPFTKRGKWPGAKQVYRCGPTPDHDVITLLDGKPPSSDCRPLLVKYMENGKLTRSLPSIKEIREYVLQQLKKITQQ; from the coding sequence ATGAAATTTTATATTGCATCTGAAGAGGATATACTTTCTGGAAAAATAACAGATATTTATTTTGAAAGAGCGGAACAAACTTTGAAGCACTTAGGAATTACAAATATAAAAGTAAGAATGGAAATTCATTCTTATGGTTTACCAGAAGGATATAAATGGGCTGTATTTGCGGGACTAGAGGAGGTGCTCAGACTTTTTGAAGGAAAACCAGTTGATATTTACGCTATGCCAGAAGGTACCTTATTTAAAGAAATAGAACCGGTAATGATAATAGAAGGCAACTATTTAGATTTTGGGGTATTCGAGACTGCATTTTTAGGAATACTTAGGCATTCCTCCAGTATAGCTACAAAAGCAGCTAGGATAAAAAGTTTAGCTATGGATAAGACTGTGTTATTTTTTGGGTTAAGAGCTTTACATCCAGCAATAGCTCCTATGGCAGATAGGTCAGCTTATATAGGCGGATGTGATGGGATTTCTGGTGCTTTTGATAGAGAATATTTCAATATAGAGCCTTCTGGAACAATGCCTCATGCATTAATGCTAGTCGTGGGTGATAATCTAAAAGCGTGGAAGGCATTTGATGAGGCTATGCCTCCAAGCGTTCCAAGGATAATATTGTCTGATACATTTGAGGACGAAAGAACTGAAGCCTTAAAGGCGGCTGAATTGTTAAAGGATAGAATTTACGGTGTAAGGTTAGATACTCCATCTAGTAGAAGAGGGAATTTTAGAAAAATTATTCAGGAGGTAAGATGGACATTAAATATACATGGTTACAATAACGTTAAGATTATTGTAAGTGGAGGTATAGATGAAGACGATGTCGTAAATTTAAGAGATATTGTTGACGGATTTGGGATTGGAACGAGTATAGCATTTCCTCCAAGTGTTGATTTCAGTGCTGATATAGTGGAAAAATTTGTTGATGGTAAATGGGTGCCTTTTACAAAGAGAGGCAAATGGCCCGGGGCTAAGCAAGTATATAGATGCGGACCTACGCCTGATCATGATGTTATAACACTTCTTGATGGGAAACCTCCTTCTTCTGATTGCCGACCTTTGTTAGTGAAATATATGGAAAATGGAAAATTAACAAGGAGTCTGCCTTCTATAAAAGAAATAAGGGAGTATGTGCTACAACAATTAAAGAAAATTACTCAACAATAA
- a CDS encoding DUF711 family protein: protein MKVRALTIFVTNFDKNKISDYVQKLEEVKDEKIWTKRIALPPTPRNLSLDKIADLVPRDSKEIIFSLFHLKSNDNRIKELVGILHTSDRIYASILLKRPEETKDISDFIYSLDPEISTRISVLIYDDFLLTPYFPVGSANTVTDSIGVSVLFANDYLQGKGDISLINANEIGAKYAKDFKVRYLGVDVSLSPWMNESVADIIENKSGKLFSSGNTFAVFSINRELFNLAWQNKITPIGFSEVMLPVAEDITLMKRVEEGSLRLPHLQQLTFACVAGLDMVAITRDKDLYYKIFLDSIAIQFNKRRPYGIRIIPSTGSGYIFINGYGKIPEIKTV from the coding sequence ATGAAAGTAAGAGCATTGACAATATTCGTTACTAATTTTGACAAAAATAAAATAAGTGATTATGTTCAGAAACTAGAGGAAGTAAAAGACGAGAAAATATGGACAAAAAGAATTGCTTTACCACCAACACCCAGAAACTTATCTTTAGATAAAATAGCAGATCTTGTTCCTAGGGACTCTAAGGAAATAATTTTCTCATTGTTTCATTTAAAATCTAATGATAATAGGATAAAAGAGTTAGTCGGGATACTACATACAAGCGATAGGATTTACGCTTCAATTTTACTTAAAAGACCCGAAGAGACTAAAGATATATCAGATTTCATATACTCCTTAGACCCTGAGATTTCGACTAGAATATCTGTCCTAATCTATGATGATTTCCTTCTGACTCCATATTTTCCAGTAGGATCTGCAAATACGGTAACTGACTCAATTGGCGTATCTGTATTATTCGCTAATGATTATCTACAAGGTAAGGGAGACATAAGCTTGATTAATGCAAACGAGATTGGGGCAAAATATGCTAAAGACTTTAAAGTCAGGTATTTAGGCGTTGATGTTTCACTTTCCCCGTGGATGAATGAGAGTGTTGCTGATATAATAGAAAATAAAAGTGGAAAACTATTTTCGTCTGGTAATACTTTTGCAGTGTTTAGTATTAACAGAGAATTATTCAATTTAGCATGGCAAAATAAAATAACACCTATAGGCTTCTCTGAAGTTATGTTACCAGTTGCCGAAGATATAACATTGATGAAAAGAGTTGAAGAGGGAAGCCTAAGATTACCTCATTTGCAACAGCTCACATTTGCCTGTGTTGCAGGATTGGATATGGTAGCAATAACAAGGGATAAAGATCTATATTATAAGATATTTCTTGATAGTATTGCGATCCAATTTAATAAGAGAAGACCCTACGGTATAAGAATTATTCCATCCACTGGTTCAGGATATATATTTATTAATGGTTATGGCAAAATACCCGAGATTAAAACTGTCTGA
- the pfdA gene encoding prefoldin subunit alpha: MSNEENQQKVVVSLEDLLAQADALKKYIDYLQKTYAELQDNIMSIDSSLQALKELQNSQELLMVGDKRGNVIFKVQGIDKAKVLVHLGLEYYAEVDPDFATKVLNDKKTELASVLGNVEKELAKSLEAYKEIADILNQAQQQLQAQQNKGG, from the coding sequence ATGAGTAATGAAGAAAACCAACAAAAAGTAGTTGTGTCTTTAGAGGATTTATTAGCACAGGCAGATGCGTTAAAAAAGTATATTGATTATTTACAGAAAACGTACGCTGAACTGCAAGATAATATAATGTCAATAGACTCCTCATTACAAGCATTAAAAGAATTACAAAATAGCCAAGAGCTCTTAATGGTAGGTGACAAAAGAGGAAATGTAATATTCAAGGTTCAAGGCATAGATAAGGCAAAAGTTTTAGTTCATCTAGGCCTAGAATATTATGCAGAAGTAGACCCAGATTTTGCAACTAAAGTATTAAATGATAAAAAAACTGAATTAGCAAGCGTTTTAGGTAACGTAGAAAAAGAATTAGCTAAATCTTTGGAAGCCTATAAAGAAATAGCTGATATACTTAATCAAGCGCAGCAACAATTGCAAGCTCAACAAAATAAAGGTGGATAA
- a CDS encoding protein translocase SEC61 complex subunit gamma — translation MSLSQRLKNLREDWKRIISVAKKPEKDTLNQSIKLTLLVMAIVGIIAYIIQLTVALLLH, via the coding sequence ATGAGTCTTTCACAAAGGTTAAAGAATTTAAGAGAAGATTGGAAAAGAATAATTTCCGTAGCTAAGAAACCTGAAAAAGACACATTAAATCAAAGTATTAAACTTACCTTACTTGTTATGGCAATTGTAGGAATAATTGCTTACATTATTCAATTAACAGTAGCCCTATTACTGCACTAG
- a CDS encoding DsrE/DsrF/DrsH-like family protein yields MQKLIILVSNNSLDAMYHALTLALSAKALGWGVKVFVTSQAVALFIKNSKRKFSMPFLARLFLIFQMKRLKITNADKMLEEALKEGIEFYVDEVGLKIIGASKEDLIDGVKLSGSITFLTEAKEADVVISL; encoded by the coding sequence ATGCAGAAACTTATTATTCTTGTATCTAATAATAGCCTTGATGCTATGTACCATGCACTTACTTTAGCATTATCAGCTAAAGCGTTGGGTTGGGGGGTTAAAGTATTTGTAACTTCTCAAGCTGTGGCTTTATTTATTAAAAACTCTAAGAGAAAATTTTCTATGCCATTTCTCGCAAGATTATTTCTAATTTTTCAAATGAAAAGACTAAAAATAACTAATGCTGATAAAATGTTAGAAGAGGCATTAAAAGAAGGTATTGAATTTTATGTTGACGAAGTAGGTTTAAAAATAATAGGTGCTAGTAAAGAAGATCTAATTGATGGTGTGAAGTTGTCAGGTAGTATAACTTTTTTAACAGAGGCAAAAGAAGCTGATGTGGTGATCTCTTTATGA
- a CDS encoding 50S ribosomal protein L11 — translation MPTKSIKIVVEGGNVKPGPPLAPTLSQLGLNVGEVVKKINDATSQFKGMSVPVTLEVDTETKKYEIKVGIPTTTSLLLKFANASEPSGDPAHKKVGDIKFEDIIQVAIMKKPQITAKTLKAAVKSILGTAYSIGLTVDKKSPKELVKTVDEGKYDDLLAKYEQKWNEAEG, via the coding sequence ATGCCTACAAAATCAATTAAAATAGTAGTTGAGGGAGGTAACGTAAAACCAGGTCCACCATTAGCTCCTACACTGTCACAATTAGGACTTAATGTAGGAGAGGTAGTAAAAAAGATAAATGATGCAACTTCTCAATTTAAAGGAATGTCAGTACCAGTAACATTGGAAGTAGATACTGAAACAAAGAAATACGAAATAAAGGTAGGAATACCAACTACTACTTCATTATTGTTAAAATTTGCAAATGCAAGCGAACCCTCTGGAGATCCGGCACACAAAAAAGTAGGCGATATAAAATTTGAAGATATAATACAAGTGGCAATAATGAAAAAGCCCCAAATAACAGCAAAAACGTTAAAAGCCGCAGTAAAATCAATCTTAGGTACAGCCTATTCTATAGGCTTAACAGTAGATAAGAAAAGTCCTAAAGAATTAGTTAAAACTGTAGATGAAGGAAAATATGATGATTTATTAGCTAAGTATGAACAAAAATGGAATGAAGCAGAAGGGTGA
- a CDS encoding DNA-binding protein codes for MSDEYDAELEELLRRKAIEQQRKALEEQQRKAELEAKKDAILRVILTPEARQRLANVKLVKPELAEAIENQLIALAQSGRIQAPITDDELKEILAQLTNQTRKDYKITIRERGWK; via the coding sequence ATGAGTGACGAATATGACGCAGAATTAGAAGAATTATTAAGAAGAAAAGCTATTGAGCAACAAAGAAAAGCATTGGAAGAACAACAAAGAAAAGCTGAGTTAGAGGCAAAAAAGGATGCTATACTAAGGGTTATCCTAACACCAGAAGCTAGACAAAGATTAGCTAACGTCAAATTAGTTAAACCAGAGTTAGCTGAAGCAATAGAAAATCAACTGATAGCTTTAGCACAATCTGGAAGAATACAAGCACCAATAACCGATGATGAATTGAAAGAAATATTAGCACAATTAACTAATCAAACTAGAAAAGATTATAAGATTACCATTAGAGAAAGGGGTTGGAAATGA
- a CDS encoding 50S ribosomal protein L39e, which produces MSKNKPLGRKLRLARALKSNSPVPAWVIIKTNGKFRYNFHRRNWRRNDLKV; this is translated from the coding sequence ATGAGTAAAAATAAACCTTTAGGAAGAAAATTAAGATTAGCTAGGGCATTAAAAAGTAATTCACCAGTACCAGCATGGGTTATAATAAAAACAAACGGAAAGTTTAGATATAACTTCCATAGGAGAAATTGGAGGAGAAATGATCTAAAGGTGTAA
- a CDS encoding transcription elongation factor Spt5, with amino-acid sequence MEKPRFSNYYAVRVTGGQEINVALMIEERIKTNNIKEVYSIIVPPNVKGYVILEASGPHVVKLVSQGIRHVRGFAQGLVQKDDIIKFISKTTIAPAYKVGDMVEVTSGPFRGMQAQVVRIDSAKNEVVLNILESSFPLQVTVPIDQVKPVKK; translated from the coding sequence ATGGAAAAACCTAGATTCTCTAACTATTATGCTGTCAGAGTAACTGGGGGGCAAGAGATAAACGTTGCATTGATGATTGAAGAAAGAATAAAGACAAATAATATAAAAGAAGTATATTCTATAATAGTACCACCTAACGTAAAAGGCTATGTAATTTTAGAAGCTTCTGGACCCCACGTGGTTAAGCTTGTATCACAAGGTATACGACATGTCAGAGGATTTGCACAAGGTCTTGTGCAAAAAGATGATATAATTAAATTCATTTCTAAAACCACAATTGCTCCAGCGTACAAAGTTGGTGATATGGTAGAAGTTACTTCTGGACCCTTTAGAGGTATGCAAGCTCAAGTAGTTAGAATAGATAGTGCAAAAAATGAAGTAGTTTTAAATATTTTAGAATCCTCTTTCCCCTTACAAGTTACAGTTCCAATAGATCAGGTCAAACCCGTGAAAAAATAG
- a CDS encoding translation initiation factor IF-6, producing MIIDKLTIFGTDNIGIYIFTNDKYTIVPKNLDIGTIQKIQETFKTEIIQATIAKSFLIGIFVAGNNNVILLPRNVDDEEVKKIKDIARDVRVEILDIRPTALGNIILTNSYGALIYPELSSIEFKKIKESLQIDNIEKGSIANIITVGSVGVITDKAGLVHIDTTEEELGKLSKLFRVKIDTGTVNFGSAFIHSGLIANRNGVLVGSATTGPEILRIQKALGE from the coding sequence ATGATCATAGATAAGTTAACTATTTTTGGAACCGATAACATAGGAATATATATCTTTACTAATGACAAATATACTATAGTTCCTAAAAACCTGGATATTGGAACAATCCAAAAAATTCAAGAAACTTTTAAAACAGAAATAATACAGGCAACTATTGCTAAAAGCTTCCTTATAGGAATTTTTGTAGCTGGTAATAATAATGTTATACTATTACCCAGAAATGTTGATGATGAAGAAGTAAAGAAAATAAAAGATATAGCTAGAGATGTTAGAGTAGAAATCTTAGATATAAGACCAACTGCTTTAGGAAACATAATTCTCACTAATTCTTATGGGGCTTTAATTTATCCAGAGTTAAGCAGCATTGAATTTAAAAAAATAAAAGAAAGTTTACAGATTGATAATATAGAAAAAGGCAGCATAGCTAATATTATAACCGTAGGTTCTGTAGGAGTTATAACAGATAAAGCTGGTTTAGTTCACATAGACACAACAGAAGAAGAACTTGGTAAACTAAGTAAATTATTTAGAGTAAAAATAGATACTGGTACTGTTAATTTTGGCAGTGCTTTTATCCATAGTGGTTTAATAGCAAATAGGAATGGAGTTCTAGTAGGTTCGGCAACAACAGGACCAGAGATTTTAAGAATTCAAAAAGCATTAGGTGAATGA
- a CDS encoding 50S ribosomal protein L1, with protein sequence MLASKDSLVEALKLALNPENNPKRNFTQSVELIVTFKGIDMKKGELKLREIVPLPKEPSKPRKVLVIPAFQQIESAKKAEPNVLLTKEELQKLQGQKRTVKKLARQNDWFLVAQDSMALVGRILGPALGPRGKFPTPLPNAADITEYVLRFKRSTLVKTKDQPHVQVFIGTEDMKPEDLAENAFAVLNTIENKAKIEANLRAIYVKTTMGKIVKVELKK encoded by the coding sequence ATGTTAGCCAGCAAGGATAGTTTAGTAGAAGCTCTTAAACTTGCTCTTAATCCAGAAAATAACCCTAAAAGGAATTTTACACAAAGTGTTGAACTCATAGTTACATTTAAAGGAATTGATATGAAAAAAGGCGAGTTAAAACTTAGAGAAATTGTTCCATTACCAAAAGAACCTTCAAAACCAAGAAAAGTTTTAGTAATACCAGCTTTTCAGCAAATAGAATCTGCAAAAAAAGCAGAACCAAACGTATTACTTACAAAAGAAGAATTACAGAAACTTCAAGGACAAAAAAGAACTGTTAAAAAACTAGCAAGACAGAATGACTGGTTCCTTGTAGCGCAAGATTCTATGGCCTTAGTAGGTAGAATTTTAGGTCCTGCATTGGGTCCAAGAGGAAAATTCCCTACACCATTACCAAATGCTGCTGATATTACAGAATATGTTCTTAGATTCAAAAGATCAACGCTAGTAAAAACAAAAGATCAACCACATGTCCAAGTGTTTATAGGTACAGAAGATATGAAACCAGAAGATTTAGCCGAAAATGCGTTTGCTGTACTTAATACAATAGAAAACAAAGCAAAAATTGAGGCAAACTTAAGAGCTATATATGTAAAAACTACAATGGGTAAAATAGTTAAAGTAGAATTGAAGAAGTGA
- a CDS encoding sulfurtransferase TusA family protein, protein MIIDSDDVCPVVLVQTLRAFRDAREGEEIVVKTKWEAAVQELKKWCDETGNTYIGWEKEGNKYVIKMKKGK, encoded by the coding sequence ATGATAATTGATTCTGATGATGTATGTCCGGTAGTTTTAGTTCAAACATTAAGGGCTTTTAGAGACGCTAGGGAAGGTGAGGAGATAGTGGTTAAAACAAAGTGGGAGGCTGCTGTGCAAGAACTGAAAAAATGGTGTGATGAGACCGGTAATACATACATTGGTTGGGAGAAAGAAGGGAATAAATATGTTATTAAAATGAAGAAAGGAAAATAA
- the rpl18a gene encoding 50S ribosomal protein L18Ae, protein MSGIKTYVIRAIVTFNASHYPMKQKVVKYVRALNERQALEFLYSYLGSKNKVKRYNINIEEIKEIPVEEARDKTVRDLAKLNKIIM, encoded by the coding sequence ATGAGTGGAATAAAAACTTACGTCATAAGGGCAATAGTAACATTTAATGCTTCACATTATCCAATGAAACAAAAAGTAGTTAAGTATGTAAGAGCACTAAATGAAAGACAAGCATTAGAGTTCTTGTATTCATATTTAGGAAGCAAGAACAAAGTAAAGAGGTATAATATAAATATAGAGGAAATAAAAGAGATACCAGTAGAAGAAGCAAGAGATAAAACAGTTAGAGATTTAGCAAAGCTGAACAAAATAATAATGTGA
- a CDS encoding 50S ribosomal protein L31e, translated as MKEKDNFEMIINFKRAFMGRRNQRTKRAIKMIRNTVQRHFGAEKVIIDPLLAKSITYNGRDKIVRKVRVAVKKIGEKTYLVRLALKSE; from the coding sequence ATGAAAGAGAAAGATAATTTTGAAATGATAATTAATTTCAAGAGAGCTTTCATGGGAAGAAGAAATCAAAGAACAAAAAGAGCAATCAAAATGATAAGAAATACAGTACAAAGACATTTTGGAGCCGAGAAGGTAATAATAGATCCACTATTAGCTAAGAGTATAACATATAACGGAAGAGACAAAATAGTAAGAAAAGTAAGAGTAGCAGTAAAAAAGATAGGAGAAAAAACATATTTAGTTAGACTTGCATTAAAGAGTGAATGA
- a CDS encoding phosphate uptake regulator PhoU, with amino-acid sequence MEVRRVQKFGKSTLMVSLPAEWVKEVGLNAGESVYLEVDEDGSLKIYPPNMKIQGSPREIKVVISNLVIPEIITRIIYGLYILGFDRIEIESKEKLFSEDLLRKIKESVRSLIGFEITVQNVDYIQIQSFLDPTKYTMNSLLNRLINNLKQMLHYLSLGIKEGSRTFLQETIELEREIDRLYYLALRQLILSQSNRSLAYMIGVKRIQLIGNRILIKAIEEAADEISEAANDLLALPPQDLDEIKKYWNQFNDLIEQSTVIIDHAIKVLNKEDIKLINEVMEELRTLRRILIAEATKTDSMDNYRLIIVIRSVNLRLYNAIRRMEPIVEIAFNRSLENTKEIIVE; translated from the coding sequence ATGGAAGTACGTAGGGTTCAAAAATTTGGGAAATCAACATTAATGGTTTCGCTACCTGCAGAATGGGTAAAAGAAGTAGGATTAAATGCTGGGGAGAGTGTATATTTAGAAGTTGATGAAGATGGAAGCCTAAAAATCTATCCGCCAAATATGAAAATTCAAGGCTCTCCCAGAGAAATAAAAGTAGTCATCTCTAATCTTGTAATACCAGAAATAATTACTAGAATAATATATGGACTTTATATTCTAGGCTTCGATAGGATAGAAATAGAGAGTAAAGAGAAATTATTCAGTGAAGACTTACTCAGAAAAATTAAAGAATCAGTAAGGAGCTTAATTGGTTTTGAAATTACAGTGCAGAATGTTGATTATATACAAATTCAATCTTTCTTAGACCCTACAAAATATACTATGAATAGCTTGCTTAATAGGCTTATAAACAACCTAAAACAAATGCTACATTACCTAAGTCTAGGTATAAAAGAAGGTAGTAGAACCTTCTTGCAAGAAACAATAGAACTAGAAAGAGAAATAGACCGATTATATTATTTAGCATTAAGACAACTTATACTTTCACAATCGAATAGAAGCTTAGCATATATGATAGGTGTAAAAAGAATCCAGTTAATTGGAAATAGGATATTAATAAAAGCCATTGAAGAAGCTGCTGATGAGATAAGCGAAGCAGCAAACGATCTACTTGCATTGCCTCCACAAGATTTAGATGAAATAAAGAAATACTGGAACCAATTTAATGATTTGATAGAACAATCTACAGTAATAATAGATCATGCTATAAAAGTTCTTAATAAAGAAGATATTAAATTAATAAATGAAGTGATGGAAGAATTAAGAACACTAAGAAGAATATTAATAGCAGAAGCCACTAAAACAGATTCCATGGATAATTACAGATTAATTATAGTAATAAGAAGTGTAAACCTAAGACTGTACAATGCTATAAGAAGAATGGAACCAATAGTCGAGATAGCATTCAATAGAAGTTTAGAAAATACAAAAGAAATTATTGTTGAGTAA
- a CDS encoding 30S ribosomal protein S19e translates to MITPKMVPADIFIPKLAQYLRENVKELQPAEWSYFAKTSSFNERVPDNPEIWWYVRAASLLRKLYSISPLGVGTTRRLYSGLKRRGAKPPRTVKAPGHANRLILRQLEKAGLVIRTKKGRVLSPKGRSLLDKLSYEMFKELAEKKPELKKYLE, encoded by the coding sequence ATGATAACGCCTAAAATGGTGCCAGCAGATATTTTCATTCCTAAATTAGCACAGTATCTAAGAGAGAATGTAAAAGAACTACAACCAGCTGAATGGTCCTACTTTGCTAAAACCTCTAGCTTTAATGAGAGAGTTCCAGATAATCCAGAAATCTGGTGGTATGTAAGAGCTGCCTCTTTATTACGAAAATTATATTCCATATCACCCTTAGGAGTTGGAACTACAAGAAGATTATATAGTGGTTTAAAGAGAAGGGGAGCTAAACCACCAAGAACAGTTAAAGCACCTGGTCATGCTAACAGATTAATTTTACGCCAATTAGAAAAAGCTGGATTAGTTATAAGAACGAAAAAAGGTAGAGTTTTATCACCTAAAGGAAGATCACTTTTAGATAAATTATCATACGAAATGTTTAAAGAGTTGGCTGAGAAAAAACCAGAATTGAAAAAATACTTAGAATAA